In the Phaseolus vulgaris cultivar G19833 chromosome 7, P. vulgaris v2.0, whole genome shotgun sequence genome, one interval contains:
- the LOC137830497 gene encoding uncharacterized protein: MHGFSTVDGFVEISNCLAEMIKYVANEPSAGLFFIQQHTQNAVPNVIKLKKNVIDKSRETTLDTEDLEDSVTMVRSMKDCGFPIAGEMIGDIKKSLLTMTSKQPNRWPTHRSTSNFQTPRPNSAGYAQEGSEMRSNYFSNVFNFSKQNTNSPCCTEKPQLHRSVSLPDASASTNASSQADKQPSSSQVEDESQPEPSDIGEKLFSLSEKYDDFKASKEAKLEEWLEGTSNNGEHSLPCDEKEMKIFG; this comes from the coding sequence ATGCATGGATTCTCCACTGTTGATGGTTTTGTGGAGATAAGCAACTGCTTGGCAGAGATGATTAAATACGTGGCTAATGAACCGTCTGCTGGTCTTTTCTTTATTCAACAGCACACACAAAATGCAGTGCCCAATGTCATAAAACTGAAGAAGAACGTTATCGACAAGAGTCGTGAAACAACTCTGGACACAGAAGATTTGGAGGACTCAGTCACAATGGTGAGATCAATGAAAGACTGTGGATTCCCCATAGCTGGCGAGATGATTGGAGACATTAAAAAATCCCTTTTAACGATGACATCAAAGCAGCCAAACCGATGGCCAACCCATCGGTCGACATCAAATTTTCAGACTCCGAGACCAAACTCTGCAGGTTACGCCCAGGAGGGAAGTGAAATGAGGAgtaactatttttcaaatgttTTTAACTTTTCAAAACAGAACACAAACAGTCCCTGCTGCACCGAGAAGCCACAGCTGCACCGTAGCGTGTCATTACCAGATGCATCTGCAAGCACTAATGCATCTTCACAAGCTGACAAGCAGCCCTCATCaagccaggttgaagatgaatcTCAACCTGAACCAAGTGATATTGGGGAGAAGTTATTTTCATTATCAGAAAAATATGATGACTTCAAAGCAAGTAAAGAAGCTAAGCTGGAGGAGTGGCTTGAAGGAACAAGTAACAATGGGGAGCATTCTCTACCATGTGATGAGAAAGAGATGAAAATCTTTGGATAA
- the LOC137830498 gene encoding protein FLOWERINGUS D isoform X1, producing the protein MDPPPQFSSSLNPNPNSPNVFLDPTSDSITNLIQNPNSNPNPNPTTLSHYLSFSVPKKRRRGRSQRNPASFRLPLNLPTDTPSSSRTPASDEIIVINKEPKTEALIALTAGFPADSLTEEEIDAAVLPVIGGIEQVNYTLIRNHIIAKWRENVSNWVSKKTFLDYIPQHYHALLDSAYNYLLSHGYINFGVASPIKERIPAEASKPSVIIVGAGLAGLAAARQLMRFGFKVTVLEGRKRAGGRVYTKKMEGGNRVCAAADLGGSVLTGTLGNPLGIVGRQLGELLHKVRDKCPLYCMDGRPVDPDTDVKVESAFNRMLDKASRLRQLMGEVSVDVSLGAALETFQQVFKDSVSDEELSLFNWHLANLEYANAGLLSNLSLAFWDQDDPYDMGGDHCFLPGGNGKLVQALAENVPILYEKTVHTIRYSGDGVQVIAGSQVFEGDMALCTVPLGVLKKGSIKFIPELPQRKLDGIKRLGFGLLNKVAMLFPHVFWEMDLDTFGHLSDDPSRRGEFFLFYSYATVAGGPLLIALVAGEAAHKFESMHPTDAVTRVLQILKGIYEPKGINVPEPIQTVCTRWGSDPFCFGSYSNVAVGASGDDYDILAESVGDGRLFFAGEATTRRYPATMHGAFVTGLREAANMAHHANIRTLKMKVDKAPSNAHSCASLLADLFREPDIEFGSFSIIFAQKNTDPKSPAILRVTFGEVRKKCNEVAKQDQQHSNKLLFQQLQSHFNQQQQLHVYTLLTRQQVLDLREVRGGDEMRLNYLCEKLGVKLVGRKGLGMNADTVIDFIKSERGNRKPVSTSLALKPAGVSSKLKAGITKRKLIRRAKVVRKSNGSVDMGSATKISEEVKMTDLVRPDVTVSGSNQSDLSNP; encoded by the exons ATGGATCCCCCACCCCAATTTTCCTCCTCcctaaaccctaaccctaacagTCCCAACGTTTTCTTGGACCCAACCTCCGATTCCATCACAAACCTCATCCAGAACCCGAACTCGAATCCGAACCCGAACCCCACAACCTTGAGCCACTATCTCTCTTTCTCCGTCCCTAAGAAGCGCCGTCGCGGCCGCTCTCAGCGTAATCCGGCGTCGTTTCGCCTTCCTCTCAACCTGCCCACTGACACTCCCTCTTCCTCCCGAACCCCCGCCTCCGACGAAATCATCGTAATCAACAAAGAACCCAAAACTGAAGCCCTAATCGCACTCACCGCCGGTTTTCCGGCGGACTCCCTCACGGAGGAGGAGATCGACGCCGCCGTGCTCCCGGTCATCGGCGGGATCGAACAGGTCAATTACACTCTTATTCGGAACCACATCATTGCAAAATGGCGCGAAAACGTGTCCAATTGGGTGAGTAAGAAAACTTTCCTGGATTACATTCCGCAACATTACCACGCGCTTTTGGATTCAGCATATAATTACCTTCTCTCGCATGGTTATATCAATTTCGGAGTGGCCTCTCCCATCAAGGAGAGGATTCCGGCGGAGGCGAGCAAGCCTTCGGTGATTATCGTCGGCGCCGGGCTCGCCGGGTTGGCTGCGGCACGGCAGCTTATGCGGTTTGGGTTCAAGGTCACGGTGTTGGAAGGTCGGAAGCGCGCCGGTGGTCGTGTTTATACGAAGAAGATGGAGGGAGGGAATAGGGTGTGTGCTGCTGCGGATTTGGGTGGTAGTGTGTTGACGGGCACGTTGGGGAATCCCCTTGGGATTGTGGGGAGGCAATTGGGTGAGTTGCTTCATAAGGTGAGGGATAAGTGTCCTCTTTATTGCATGGATGGGAGGCCGGTTGATCCGGATACGGATGTGAAGGTGGAGTCTGCGTTTAATCGCATGCTCGACAAGGCAAGTAGGTTGAGGCAGTTGATGGGGGAGGTCTCGGTGGATGTGTCCCTTGGGGCAGCACTGGAGACGTTTCAGCAAGTCTTTAAGGACTCGGTGAGTGATGAGGAGTTGAGTTTGTTCAATTGGCATCTTGCAAATTTGGAGTATGCGAATGCGGGGTTGTTGTCCAATCTTTCCCTTGCATTTTGGGACCAGGATGATCCGTATGATATGGGGGGAGATCATTGTTTTTTGCCTGGAGGAAATGGGAAGCTGGTTCAGGCTTTGGCAGAGAATGTGCCAATTTTGTATGAGAAAACTGTGCATACGATTAGGTATAGTGGTGATGGAGTGCAGGTGATTGCAGGGAGTCAGGTGTTTGAGGGTGATATGGCATTGTGCACTGTTCCATTAGGTGTATTGAAGAAAGGATCTATCAAGTTTATACCAGAGTTGCCTCAGAGGAAGCTTGATGGAATAAAAAGATTGGGGTTTGGTCTGCTGAATAAGGTTGCCATGCTTTTTCCTCATGTGTTTTGGGAGATGGATCTTGACACATTTGGACATCTTTCTGATGATCCAAGTCGTCGTGGGgaatttttcttgttttacaGTTATGCAACCGTTGCTGGTGGTCCCCTGTTGATTGCTTTAGTAGCAGGGGAAGCTGCACATAAGTTTGAGAGCATGCACCCCACAGATGCAGTCACACGGGTTCTTCAAATTCTCAAGG GTATTTATGAACCAAAAGGAATCAATGTTCCTGAACCTATCCAAACTGTCTGTACTAGATGGGGTAGTGATCCCTTCTGCTTTGGTTCTTACTCCAATGTCGCCGTTGGAGCTTCTGGTGATGATTATGACATTTTGGCAGAAAGTGTGGGAGATGGCAGGCTTTTCTTTGCTGGGGAAGCAACCACTAGGCGCTATCCTGCTACTATGCATGGGGCTTTCGTAACTGGTCTAAGAGAAGCTGCAAATATGGCTCACCATGCTAATATTCGAACACTGAAGATGAAAGTTGACAAGGCCCCTTCAAATGCTCATTCTTGTGCTTCCCTTCTTGCAGATTTATTTAGAGAACCTGATATAGAATTTGGGAGCTTTTCTATCATTTTTGCTCAGAAGAATACAGACCCCAAGTCACCAGCAATCTTGAGGGTAACATTTGGTGAGGTTCGAAAGAAATGTAATGAAGTTGCAAAACAAGACCAGCAACACTCAAACAAATTACTTTTTCAGCAGCTTCAGTCACATTTTAATCAACAGCAGCAGCTTCATGTTTACACATTATTGACGAGACAACAGGTTCTTGACCTAAGAGAGGTAAGAGGTGGTGATGAAATGAGATTGAATTACCTCTGTGAAAAGCTAGGAGTGAAACTAGTTGGAAGAAAAGGATTGGGGATGAATGCTGATACTGTCATTGATTTCATTAAAAGTGAGAGGGGCAATCGTAAGCCCGTTTCAACCTCTTTGGCTCTTAAACCAG CAGGGGTGTCATCAAAGCTGAAGGCAGGCATTACGAAGCGCAAATTAATCAG ACGTGCAAAAGTGGTGAGGAAAAGCAATGGATCCGTAGATATGGGGAGTGCCACCAAAATATCAGAAGAGGTTAAGATGACAGATCTAGTGCGTCCTGATGTAACTGTTTCAG GGAGCAATCAAAGTGACTTGAGCAATCCGTAG
- the LOC137830498 gene encoding protein FLOWERINGUS D isoform X2, translating into MDPPPQFSSSLNPNPNSPNVFLDPTSDSITNLIQNPNSNPNPNPTTLSHYLSFSVPKKRRRGRSQRNPASFRLPLNLPTDTPSSSRTPASDEIIVINKEPKTEALIALTAGFPADSLTEEEIDAAVLPVIGGIEQVNYTLIRNHIIAKWRENVSNWVSKKTFLDYIPQHYHALLDSAYNYLLSHGYINFGVASPIKERIPAEASKPSVIIVGAGLAGLAAARQLMRFGFKVTVLEGRKRAGGRVYTKKMEGGNRVCAAADLGGSVLTGTLGNPLGIVGRQLGELLHKVRDKCPLYCMDGRPVDPDTDVKVESAFNRMLDKASRLRQLMGEVSVDVSLGAALETFQQVFKDSVSDEELSLFNWHLANLEYANAGLLSNLSLAFWDQDDPYDMGGDHCFLPGGNGKLVQALAENVPILYEKTVHTIRYSGDGVQVIAGSQVFEGDMALCTVPLGVLKKGSIKFIPELPQRKLDGIKRLGFGLLNKVAMLFPHVFWEMDLDTFGHLSDDPSRRGEFFLFYSYATVAGGPLLIALVAGEAAHKFESMHPTDAVTRVLQILKGIYEPKGINVPEPIQTVCTRWGSDPFCFGSYSNVAVGASGDDYDILAESVGDGRLFFAGEATTRRYPATMHGAFVTGLREAANMAHHANIRTLKMKVDKAPSNAHSCASLLADLFREPDIEFGSFSIIFAQKNTDPKSPAILRVTFGEVRKKCNEVAKQDQQHSNKLLFQQLQSHFNQQQQLHVYTLLTRQQVLDLREVRGGDEMRLNYLCEKLGVKLVGRKGLGMNADTVIDFIKSERGNRKPVSTSLALKPGVSSKLKAGITKRKLIRRAKVVRKSNGSVDMGSATKISEEVKMTDLVRPDVTVSGSNQSDLSNP; encoded by the exons ATGGATCCCCCACCCCAATTTTCCTCCTCcctaaaccctaaccctaacagTCCCAACGTTTTCTTGGACCCAACCTCCGATTCCATCACAAACCTCATCCAGAACCCGAACTCGAATCCGAACCCGAACCCCACAACCTTGAGCCACTATCTCTCTTTCTCCGTCCCTAAGAAGCGCCGTCGCGGCCGCTCTCAGCGTAATCCGGCGTCGTTTCGCCTTCCTCTCAACCTGCCCACTGACACTCCCTCTTCCTCCCGAACCCCCGCCTCCGACGAAATCATCGTAATCAACAAAGAACCCAAAACTGAAGCCCTAATCGCACTCACCGCCGGTTTTCCGGCGGACTCCCTCACGGAGGAGGAGATCGACGCCGCCGTGCTCCCGGTCATCGGCGGGATCGAACAGGTCAATTACACTCTTATTCGGAACCACATCATTGCAAAATGGCGCGAAAACGTGTCCAATTGGGTGAGTAAGAAAACTTTCCTGGATTACATTCCGCAACATTACCACGCGCTTTTGGATTCAGCATATAATTACCTTCTCTCGCATGGTTATATCAATTTCGGAGTGGCCTCTCCCATCAAGGAGAGGATTCCGGCGGAGGCGAGCAAGCCTTCGGTGATTATCGTCGGCGCCGGGCTCGCCGGGTTGGCTGCGGCACGGCAGCTTATGCGGTTTGGGTTCAAGGTCACGGTGTTGGAAGGTCGGAAGCGCGCCGGTGGTCGTGTTTATACGAAGAAGATGGAGGGAGGGAATAGGGTGTGTGCTGCTGCGGATTTGGGTGGTAGTGTGTTGACGGGCACGTTGGGGAATCCCCTTGGGATTGTGGGGAGGCAATTGGGTGAGTTGCTTCATAAGGTGAGGGATAAGTGTCCTCTTTATTGCATGGATGGGAGGCCGGTTGATCCGGATACGGATGTGAAGGTGGAGTCTGCGTTTAATCGCATGCTCGACAAGGCAAGTAGGTTGAGGCAGTTGATGGGGGAGGTCTCGGTGGATGTGTCCCTTGGGGCAGCACTGGAGACGTTTCAGCAAGTCTTTAAGGACTCGGTGAGTGATGAGGAGTTGAGTTTGTTCAATTGGCATCTTGCAAATTTGGAGTATGCGAATGCGGGGTTGTTGTCCAATCTTTCCCTTGCATTTTGGGACCAGGATGATCCGTATGATATGGGGGGAGATCATTGTTTTTTGCCTGGAGGAAATGGGAAGCTGGTTCAGGCTTTGGCAGAGAATGTGCCAATTTTGTATGAGAAAACTGTGCATACGATTAGGTATAGTGGTGATGGAGTGCAGGTGATTGCAGGGAGTCAGGTGTTTGAGGGTGATATGGCATTGTGCACTGTTCCATTAGGTGTATTGAAGAAAGGATCTATCAAGTTTATACCAGAGTTGCCTCAGAGGAAGCTTGATGGAATAAAAAGATTGGGGTTTGGTCTGCTGAATAAGGTTGCCATGCTTTTTCCTCATGTGTTTTGGGAGATGGATCTTGACACATTTGGACATCTTTCTGATGATCCAAGTCGTCGTGGGgaatttttcttgttttacaGTTATGCAACCGTTGCTGGTGGTCCCCTGTTGATTGCTTTAGTAGCAGGGGAAGCTGCACATAAGTTTGAGAGCATGCACCCCACAGATGCAGTCACACGGGTTCTTCAAATTCTCAAGG GTATTTATGAACCAAAAGGAATCAATGTTCCTGAACCTATCCAAACTGTCTGTACTAGATGGGGTAGTGATCCCTTCTGCTTTGGTTCTTACTCCAATGTCGCCGTTGGAGCTTCTGGTGATGATTATGACATTTTGGCAGAAAGTGTGGGAGATGGCAGGCTTTTCTTTGCTGGGGAAGCAACCACTAGGCGCTATCCTGCTACTATGCATGGGGCTTTCGTAACTGGTCTAAGAGAAGCTGCAAATATGGCTCACCATGCTAATATTCGAACACTGAAGATGAAAGTTGACAAGGCCCCTTCAAATGCTCATTCTTGTGCTTCCCTTCTTGCAGATTTATTTAGAGAACCTGATATAGAATTTGGGAGCTTTTCTATCATTTTTGCTCAGAAGAATACAGACCCCAAGTCACCAGCAATCTTGAGGGTAACATTTGGTGAGGTTCGAAAGAAATGTAATGAAGTTGCAAAACAAGACCAGCAACACTCAAACAAATTACTTTTTCAGCAGCTTCAGTCACATTTTAATCAACAGCAGCAGCTTCATGTTTACACATTATTGACGAGACAACAGGTTCTTGACCTAAGAGAGGTAAGAGGTGGTGATGAAATGAGATTGAATTACCTCTGTGAAAAGCTAGGAGTGAAACTAGTTGGAAGAAAAGGATTGGGGATGAATGCTGATACTGTCATTGATTTCATTAAAAGTGAGAGGGGCAATCGTAAGCCCGTTTCAACCTCTTTGGCTCTTAAACCAG GGGTGTCATCAAAGCTGAAGGCAGGCATTACGAAGCGCAAATTAATCAG ACGTGCAAAAGTGGTGAGGAAAAGCAATGGATCCGTAGATATGGGGAGTGCCACCAAAATATCAGAAGAGGTTAAGATGACAGATCTAGTGCGTCCTGATGTAACTGTTTCAG GGAGCAATCAAAGTGACTTGAGCAATCCGTAG
- the LOC137830496 gene encoding uncharacterized protein, which yields MALDASTFETLTPSRFISFTIPHPSCSNSLLRVAVLDSPLQPNELPRVGAMLVPEGREIDWIFSTELGHLQLLLSSPEISRLILIGNNFKQGTLLFPRHVYQRPLQCSLHQQGFEVWSKPLLLALSPKSLFKRGIPEVPVLSYVDNLVSSMVVHQCVGMHVGEMLVEDVEIENGGEVLHHGREFRRRLRFKRMPNLIQTEICIVPVKEGGGLDGVCIGGNVGFVPDLKVLVHPYLGPMVASLVLSSEYVAGRIQNGFKPKALCLGVGGGALASFLRTQLGFEVMAVDSDREVLRVAHEYFGLEESKFIHVVVGDAFESLKKLVCQGKLQDDCEVNGFSGHLVEDKVNVKFDVVMVDLDSSDMMNGVSSPPIEFVRKDVLLAAKLVLSEFGILVINVIPPSRYFYDNLVSHFQEVFHELYKIDVGNGENFVLIATSSPLVFPARDCVNSFLVRLKSVIPEAYLNSITKI from the coding sequence ATGGCCCTCGATGCATCAACCTTTGAAACCTTAACCCCTTCTCGGTTCATTTCCTTCACAATACCCCATCCATCATGTTCGAATTCACTCCTTCGAGTTGCCGTGCTCGACTCACCACTCCAACCTAATGAATTGCCTCGAGTTGGTGCCATGTTGGTCCCTGAAGGTCGAGAAATCGATTGGATCTTCTCCACTGAATTGGGTCATCTTCAACTCCTCTTAAGTTCCCCTGAAATATCACGTTTGATTCTCATTGGAAACAACTTCAAGCAAGGTACTTTACTTTTTCCCCGACATGTTTATCAGCGTCCCTTGCAGTGTTCGTTGCACCAACAGGGTTTTGAGGTTTGGTCAAAGCCTCTTCTTTTGGCCCTTTCTCCCAAATCTTTGTTCAAAAGGGGCATTCCTGAGGTGCCCGTTTTAAGTTATGTGGATAACTTGGTTTCTAGTATGGTGGTTCATCAATGTGTTGGGATGCATGTTGGTGAAATGTTGGTTGAGGATGTTGAAATTGAAAATGGGGGGGAGGTTTTGCATCATGGCAGGGAGTTTAGGAGGAGGTTGAGGTTCAAGAGGATGCCTAATTTAATTCAGACTGAAATTTGTATTGTTCCTGTCAAAGAAGGTGGTGGTTTGGATGGTGTTTGCATTGGTGGTAATGTGGGGTTTGTGCCTGATCTTAAGGTTTTGGTGCACCCTTACTTGGGGCCCATGGTGGCCAGTCTTGTGTTGAGTAGTGAATATGTAGCTGGGCGGATTCAGAATGGGTTTAAACCGAAGGCTTTGTGCCTTGGAGTTGGAGGTGGGGCTTTGGCATCTTTTTTGAGAACTCAATTGGGTTTTGAGGTCATGGCTGTGGATAGTGATAGGGAGGTTTTGAGGGTGGCACATGAGTATTTTGGATTGGAAGAAAGTAAGTTTATTCATGTAGTTGTTGGGGATGCCTTTGAATCTTTGAAGAAGCTTGTTTGTCAGGGAAAATTGCAGGATGATTGTGAGGTTAATGGTTTTAGTGGTCACTTGGTGGAAGATAAGGTAAACGTTAAATTTGACGTTGTTATGGTTGATTTAGATTCAAGTGATATGATGAACGGTGTAAGTTCTCCGCCTATAGAATTTGTTAGAAAGGATGTTCTTCTTGCTGCTAAATTGGTTCTTAGTGAGTTTGGAATTCTTGTAATCAATGTCATTCCTCCCAGCAGGTACTTCTATGACAACTTGGTGAGTCATTTTCAGGAAGTTTTTCACGAGCTGTATAAGATAGATGTAGGGAATGGTGAAaattttgttcttattgccACTTCATCACCTCTGGTTTTTCCAGCTAGGGATTGTGTTAATTCTTTTCTTGTGAGACTGAAATCAGTTATTCCAGAAGCATATTTGAACTCTATAACAAAGATTTGA
- the LOC137830500 gene encoding receptor-like protein EIX2 — MNSFLSIFRLFFLSSLCLIMFNSVTCSLTVHCNEKDTNILLKFKQRLTDPSELLSSWFPNSDCCEWRGVTCDNITGRVSELSLPCDTIPSQITALGEIDDKSHCLSGELNLSLLKLEYLNYLDLSNNDFKFLQFNSMGSGGNSTNLHYLDLSLNYDIVVHNLHWISNLSSLQYLNLGGVHIHKEIDWLQSVTLLPSLLELHLRDCQLETMYPFLQYANFTSLQVLNLAHNDLVSELPSWLFNLSCHISHINLFNNQIHGELPQAFPNLRSIKSLVFSKNYLKGPLPNWLGQLEQLQRLYLSYNYFSGPIPSCLGNLSSLIELVLNSNQLNGNLSKDLGQLLNLESLLLAENSLTGTVSERNLLSFSNLKVLSLNSPTLVFDFDPEWTPPYQLQAVEFGNVRDKLPEWLFTQSSLKDLVIVDSTASFEPLEKFWNFSKQLDNFYLVNNTINGDISNVLLSPKIVWLVSNNLRGGMPRLSAEVIVLCLYNNSLSGPISPLLCNKMSNKSNLIHFDMGYNHLSGDLTDCWNDWKSLVHVDLGYNNLTGKIPHSMSSLSNLRFLYLESNNLFGEVPVSLKNCQNLWILDIGHNNFSGDIPNWLPQSLKGLKLRSNQFSGKIPTQLCQLHSLMVMDFASNGLSGAIPNCLHNITAMLSSDASTRKVGFVINLPSLKTEISCTITMLIKGNELEYFNLMNVIDLSNNNLSGSVPLEMYMLTGIQSLNLSHNMLSGTIPKEIDNLEPLESFDLSRNLFSGEIPQTMSSLHYLEVLNLSFNNFMGKIPSGTQLGSSNLSYIGNSGLCGPPLSKICPQDEKSHNTNPREEEEEGNEYEVHSWFYMGLGIGFAVGFWGVLGTIFFNRRCRHAYFRFLHRTYDFAMRKMNFM, encoded by the exons ATGAACTCCTTTCTCTCCATTTtcagattattttttctttcttcactaTGTCTCATCATGTTCAACTCAGTTACATGTAGTTTGACGGTTCACTGCAATGAGAAGGACACCAACATCCTCCTTAAGTTCAAACAACGACTCACAGATCCTTCAGAGCTGCTTTCTTCATGGTTTCCAAATTCAGATTGTTGTGAATGGAGAGGAGTCACTTGTGATAACATCACAGGTAGGGTTTCAGAGCTCAGTCTTCCTTGTGACACTATTCCCTCTCAAATTACTGCTTTGGGAGAGATAGACGACAAGTCACACTGTTTATCAG GTGAATTAAATTTGAGTTTGCTGAAACTTGAATATTTGAACTACTTGGATTTGAGCAACAATGACTTCAAGTTTCTCCAATTCAATTCAATGGGTAGTGGTGGAAACTCCACCAACCTCCATTATCTTGATTTATCTCTTAACTATGATATTGTTGTCCATAATCTCCATTGGATTTCAAATCTTTCATCATTGCAATATCTTAATCTTGGTGGTGTTCATATTCACAAGGAAATTGATTGGCTTCAATCAGTCACTTTGCTCCCTTCACTATTAGAGTTGCATTTGAGAGATTGTCAACTTGAAACCATGTATCCATTTCTTCAATATGCTAATTTTACATCACTTCAAGTTCTAAATCTTGCTCATAACGATCTTGTATCTGAGTTGCCTAGTTGGTTATTCAATCTGAGTTGTCACATCTCCCATATTAACCTTTTTAACAATCAGATACACGGTGAACTACCTCAAGCATTTCCAAATCTTAGAAGTATTAAGTCCTTGgtgttttctaaaaattatCTCAAAGGACCCCTTCCAAATTGGTTAGGACAACTTGAACAACTTCAAAGACTTTATCTTTCTTATAACTATTTTTCTGGTCCAATCCCTTCATGTTTGGGAAATTTATCATCCTTGATTGAACTGGTGCTCAACTCAAATCAGTTGAATGGAAATCTTTCAAAAGATCTCGGTCAATTGTTGAACTTGGAGAGCCTTCTATTAGCAGAAAATTCCTTGACTGGAACTGTGTCCGAAAGAAATTTACTttccttttcaaatttgaaGGTTTTATCACTTAATTCACCTACCCTGGTCTTTGATTTTGATCCTGAATGGACCCCTCCTTATCAACTTCAAGCGGTTGAGTTTGGCAATGTGAGAGACAAGCTTCCTGAATGGTTATTCACACAGAGTTCTCTAAAAGATCTGGTCATTGTAGACTCAACTGCTTCATTTGAACCTCTTGAAAAGTTTTGGAACTTTTCTAAACAACTTGATAATTTCTATCTAGTAAACAACACAATCAATGGGGACATATCCAATGTGTTGTTAAGCCCAAAAATCGTTTGGTTAGTTTCCAATAATTTAAGAGGTGGCATGCCTCGTTTATCCGCAGAagtgattgttttatgtttgTATAATAACTCTTTGTCTGGGCCAATTTCGCCTCTATTGTGCAACAAAATGAGCAACAAAAGTAATTTGATCCACTTTGATATGGGTTATAATCATTTATCTGGAGACCTCACAGATTGTTGGAATGATTGGAAATCCTTGGTTCATGTTGATTTAGGATACAACAACTTAACAGGAAAGATTCCTCACTCAATGAGTTCTTTGTCCAACCTTCGATTTTTATACCTAGAAAGCAATAACTTGTTTGGTGAGGTACCTGTCTCACTTAAGAATTGCCAAAATCTTTGGATACTTGATATCGGTCACAATAATTTTTCTGGAGATATACCAAACTGGTTGCCACAAAGTTTGAAAGGTCTTAAATTGAGATCCAATCAGTTCAGTGGAAAAATTCCCACACAACTATGTCAACTTCATTCTCTAATGGTGATGGATTTTGCGAGTAATGGATTGTCAGGAGCAATACCCAATTGCTTGCATAACATCACAGCCATGCTTTCTAGCGATGCTTCAACTCGTAAAGTTGGTTTTGTCATTAATTTACCAAGTTTGAAGACTGAAATTAGTTGTACTATTACCATGCTTATAAAGGGAAATGAGttagaatattttaatttgatgaatGTCATCGATCTCTCCAATAACAACTTGTCTGGTAGTGTTCCTTTAGAGATGTATATGCTCACTGGAATACAATCCTTGAACTTGTCTCATAACATGTTGAGTGGCACAATACCAAAAGAGATTGACAACTTGGAACCCTTGGAGTCCTTTGATCTCTCAAGAAATCTTTTCTCAGGAGAAATTCCTCAGACCATGTCTTCCTTGCATTATCTTGAGGTCTTAAATTTGTCTTTCAACAATTTCATGGGAAAAATCCCATCAGGGACACAACTTGGTTCTTCAAACCTCAGCTATATAGGCAATTCTGGCCTCTGTGGACCTCCACTTTCAAAGATATGCCCACAAGATGAAAAATCCCACAATACAAATCCacgggaagaagaagaagaaggtaaTGAATATGAAGTACATTCTTGGTTCTACATGGGCTTGGGAATTGGATTTGCAGTAGGATTCTGGGGAGTTTTGGGCACCATTTTCTTCAACAGGAGATGCAGACATGCTTATTTTAGATTTTTGCACCGCACTTATGACTTTGCCATGCGAAAGATGAACTTCATGTAA